In Halobacterium sp. R2-5, the following are encoded in one genomic region:
- a CDS encoding 30S ribosomal protein S17: MAIGLNVTEPEGTCSDEDCPFHGNLSVRGQVLEGEVASTDMDKTIVVEREYDVFVPKYDRYMKRRSRVPAHQPDCLDVEVGDTVSIAETRPLSKTKSHVVVEVTDGGDA; encoded by the coding sequence ATGGCGATAGGACTGAACGTAACAGAACCGGAAGGCACGTGCTCCGACGAGGACTGTCCGTTCCACGGGAATCTTTCCGTGCGCGGCCAGGTCCTCGAGGGTGAAGTGGCTTCCACCGACATGGACAAGACCATCGTCGTCGAGCGCGAATACGACGTATTCGTGCCCAAGTACGACCGCTACATGAAGCGGCGGTCGCGAGTGCCGGCCCACCAGCCGGACTGCCTCGACGTAGAGGTTGGCGACACGGTCAGTATCGCAGAAACCCGACCGCTCTCGAAGACCAAGTCCCACGTGGTCGTCGAAGTCACTGACGGAGGTGACGCCTGA
- a CDS encoding 30S ribosomal protein S5 yields MSYNDTWEPKTRLGRLVKDGEIEDMSDALDSGLPLKEPEIVDNLLPGLDDEVLDINMVQRMTDSGRRVKFRCVVVVGNRDGYVGYAEGRDDQVGGAIQKAIEVAKLNIIDVSRGCGSWECGCGRPHTVALKTTGQAGSVEVELIPAPRGLGLAGGETVRHVLELAGIEDVWTRSSGKTRTTVNFAKATFNALRKTAEARVPQHAHEQREVIE; encoded by the coding sequence ATGAGCTACAACGACACCTGGGAACCGAAGACACGCCTGGGTCGCCTCGTCAAGGACGGCGAAATCGAGGATATGTCCGACGCTCTCGACAGCGGGCTGCCGCTGAAGGAGCCGGAGATCGTCGACAACCTGCTGCCCGGCCTGGACGACGAAGTCCTGGACATCAACATGGTCCAGCGGATGACCGACTCCGGTCGACGCGTGAAGTTCCGCTGCGTCGTCGTCGTCGGCAACCGCGACGGCTACGTCGGCTACGCGGAGGGCCGCGACGACCAGGTCGGCGGCGCCATCCAGAAGGCGATCGAGGTCGCGAAACTGAACATCATCGACGTCTCCCGCGGCTGCGGGTCCTGGGAGTGCGGCTGTGGGCGCCCCCACACCGTCGCGCTCAAGACGACCGGGCAGGCCGGGAGCGTCGAAGTCGAACTGATTCCCGCACCGCGCGGCCTCGGCCTCGCGGGCGGCGAGACGGTGCGTCACGTCCTCGAGCTCGCGGGCATCGAGGACGTGTGGACGCGCTCCTCGGGGAAGACCCGGACGACCGTGAACTTCGCGAAGGCGACGTTCAACGCGCTCCGGAAGACCGCCGAAGCGCGCGTCCCCCAGCACGCCCACGAGCAGCGTGAGGTGATCGAGTGA
- the secY gene encoding preprotein translocase subunit SecY, protein MGWKETAAPVLTRMPAVQRPEGHVPFRRKMYWTAGVLVLYFFLTNVTLWGLDTGASQDLFGQFRSLLAGGQGTVLQLGIGPIVTGSIVLQLLGGANLLGLDTNDPRDQAIYQGLQKMLVVVMVFLTGIPMVFFGNFLRPSQVLAQSLGIGTLGVQLLLFAQIAAGGILLLFMDEVISKWGVGSGIGLFIIAGVSQRLVGGFIFWEGEFPNQGLFPNWIDLALGNVSNIPPLLSMDGLSFLLIQGGILGLFTTLLIYVTVVYAESVRVEIPLSHARVKGARGRFPVKLIYASVLPMILVRALQANIQFLGQILNSTMSIPSWLGVYVDGSAVGGLFYYLSPVYNRQSWMWWLGGTPAAVEPWQIMIRIAVDLTFMIVGGAVFAIFWVETTDMGPEATAKQIQNSGMQIPGFRKNLGVIEKVLERYIPQVTVLGGALVGLLAVVANMLGTIGNVTGTGLLLTISITYKLYEEIAEEQMMEMHPMMREMFGGGD, encoded by the coding sequence ATGGGATGGAAGGAGACTGCCGCACCGGTACTCACGCGGATGCCCGCAGTCCAGCGTCCGGAGGGACACGTGCCGTTCCGACGCAAGATGTACTGGACGGCCGGCGTGCTCGTCCTGTACTTCTTCCTGACGAACGTCACGCTCTGGGGGCTGGACACCGGCGCGAGCCAGGACCTCTTCGGTCAGTTCCGGAGCCTGCTCGCGGGCGGACAGGGAACAGTGCTCCAGCTCGGTATCGGCCCCATCGTCACCGGTAGCATCGTCTTGCAGCTGCTCGGTGGCGCGAACCTGCTCGGGCTGGATACGAACGACCCCCGCGACCAGGCGATCTACCAGGGGCTCCAGAAGATGCTGGTGGTCGTAATGGTGTTCCTGACGGGCATCCCGATGGTGTTCTTCGGGAACTTCCTGCGCCCGAGCCAGGTGCTCGCGCAGAGCCTCGGCATCGGGACGCTGGGCGTCCAGCTCCTGCTGTTCGCCCAGATTGCCGCCGGTGGCATTCTCCTGTTGTTCATGGACGAGGTCATCTCGAAGTGGGGCGTCGGCTCCGGCATCGGCCTGTTCATCATCGCGGGCGTGAGCCAGCGCCTCGTCGGCGGGTTCATCTTCTGGGAGGGAGAGTTCCCGAACCAGGGGCTGTTCCCGAACTGGATCGACCTGGCGCTGGGCAACGTCTCGAACATCCCGCCGCTGCTCTCGATGGACGGGCTATCCTTCCTGCTCATCCAGGGCGGCATCCTCGGGCTGTTCACGACGCTGCTCATCTACGTCACGGTCGTGTACGCGGAGAGCGTTCGCGTCGAGATTCCGCTGAGCCACGCGCGCGTGAAGGGCGCGCGCGGTCGGTTCCCCGTGAAGCTCATCTACGCGAGCGTCCTGCCGATGATCCTCGTTCGCGCGCTGCAGGCGAACATCCAGTTCCTCGGCCAGATCCTGAACTCGACGATGAGCATCCCGTCGTGGCTCGGCGTCTACGTGGACGGCAGCGCCGTCGGCGGGCTGTTCTACTACCTCTCGCCGGTGTACAACCGGCAGAGCTGGATGTGGTGGCTCGGCGGCACGCCGGCGGCCGTGGAGCCGTGGCAGATCATGATCCGCATCGCGGTCGACCTGACGTTCATGATCGTCGGCGGCGCCGTCTTCGCCATCTTCTGGGTGGAGACCACGGACATGGGTCCGGAGGCGACCGCGAAACAGATCCAGAACTCGGGGATGCAGATTCCCGGGTTCCGGAAGAACCTCGGGGTCATCGAGAAGGTCCTCGAGCGCTACATCCCGCAGGTCACGGTGCTCGGCGGCGCGCTCGTCGGGCTGCTCGCGGTCGTCGCGAACATGCTCGGCACCATCGGGAACGTCACCGGGACGGGCCTGCTGCTGACGATCTCTATCACGTACAAGCTCTACGAGGAGATCGCCGAAGAGCAGATGATGGAGATGCACCCGATGATGCGGGAGATGTTCGGCGGCGGCGACTGA
- a CDS encoding ribonuclease P protein component 1, translated as MPLTPETLPRHELVGLHARVVESTDPSRVGIEGEVVRETMRTLVIDADPDGDSGTSGVKQVPKRGATFEFRLTDEAAASPKGAGTASQPAGGESQTTGEGAAYVTVDGVALLSRPATRSETGVDSKWR; from the coding sequence ATGCCACTGACGCCCGAAACACTGCCGCGACACGAACTCGTCGGCCTGCACGCGCGGGTCGTCGAGTCGACCGACCCGTCCCGGGTCGGCATCGAGGGCGAGGTCGTCCGCGAGACGATGCGGACGCTCGTAATCGACGCCGACCCGGACGGTGACAGCGGCACCTCGGGCGTCAAGCAGGTCCCCAAGCGGGGGGCCACATTCGAGTTCCGACTCACAGATGAAGCTGCGGCTTCCCCGAAGGGAGCCGGGACCGCGTCTCAACCTGCAGGTGGCGAGAGTCAAACCACTGGCGAGGGCGCGGCCTACGTTACGGTGGATGGGGTCGCGTTGCTCTCACGACCCGCTACACGCTCCGAAACCGGAGTTGATTCGAAATGGCGATAG
- the rpmC gene encoding 50S ribosomal protein L29: MAILHTEEIRDMTPAEREAELEDIETELLNAKAVKAAGGAPDNPGRIGELRRTVARIKTIQREEGDLDEADTESE, translated from the coding sequence ATGGCGATTCTCCACACCGAAGAGATTCGGGACATGACGCCCGCGGAACGCGAAGCAGAGCTCGAAGACATCGAGACGGAGCTGCTGAACGCCAAGGCCGTGAAGGCCGCCGGCGGCGCCCCGGACAACCCGGGCCGCATCGGCGAGCTCCGTCGCACCGTCGCGCGAATCAAGACGATTCAGCGCGAGGAAGGCGACCTGGACGAAGCGGACACGGAGAGCGAATAA
- the rplX gene encoding 50S ribosomal protein L24 has translation MSEQPHKQRTRTERAPLHERQKQVHATLSEDLREEYGQRRVRVNVGDTVEVMRGDDAGETGEVVDVDLRDETVKVEDVTVEKADGEELPKPLDASNLRVTDLDLEDDVRAERLEGDNE, from the coding sequence ATGAGCGAACAACCACACAAACAGCGAACCCGCACGGAGCGCGCGCCGCTGCACGAGCGGCAGAAGCAGGTTCACGCGACGCTGTCCGAGGACCTCCGCGAGGAGTACGGCCAGCGACGCGTCCGCGTCAACGTCGGCGACACCGTCGAAGTGATGCGCGGCGACGACGCCGGCGAGACCGGCGAGGTCGTCGACGTCGACCTGCGCGACGAGACCGTCAAGGTCGAGGACGTCACCGTGGAGAAGGCCGACGGCGAGGAGCTGCCGAAGCCCCTCGACGCGAGCAACCTCCGCGTCACCGACCTCGACCTCGAAGACGACGTGCGCGCCGAGCGGCTCGAAGGTGACAACGAATGA
- the rpmD gene encoding 50S ribosomal protein L30 translates to MEAVVKLRGEVNIPDDVEDTFEMLNIHSVNHCALVPETDAYAGMVAKVNDYVAFGEPSADVLADLIETRAEPETGSADVDDEWVAENTDYDDVDDLADALLDEETTLREAGLAPALRLHPPRGGHEGIKKPVSDGGQLGKHTTEEIDDLLTDMH, encoded by the coding sequence ATGGAGGCAGTCGTGAAGCTCCGCGGCGAGGTCAACATCCCGGACGACGTCGAGGACACGTTCGAGATGCTGAACATCCACAGCGTCAACCACTGCGCGCTCGTCCCCGAGACGGACGCGTACGCGGGGATGGTCGCGAAGGTCAACGACTACGTCGCGTTCGGCGAGCCGAGCGCAGACGTGCTCGCTGACCTCATCGAGACGCGCGCCGAGCCCGAGACGGGGTCGGCGGACGTCGACGACGAGTGGGTCGCCGAGAACACCGACTACGACGACGTCGACGACCTCGCGGACGCGCTCCTCGACGAGGAGACGACGCTCCGCGAGGCCGGCCTGGCGCCCGCGCTCCGCCTGCACCCGCCGCGTGGCGGCCACGAGGGCATCAAGAAGCCGGTCAGCGACGGCGGCCAGCTCGGCAAACACACCACCGAGGAGATCGACGACCTCCTCACCGACATGCACTAA
- a CDS encoding EamA family transporter → MTLGGDVLTVGVLLAAFGACALAVQSLSIRYGTITSASSEALVVVLLVNVLALVPAAFLLGSPIEELTATSLAAFTAAGLLGTMVGRAMHYEGIKRIGSSRAEPIKASQPLHASLVAVVVLGEVVTAGHLASMIAIVVGIAVITYEHGQSDIGSSAGYAGLAFPLAAAFFYGIEPTLAKIGFGEGSAVLTGLAVKTVSAGIGFLTYLWWKRGLPDLRTVDRRELPWLVAAGVANTLFLLGYYSALELEPVSLVVPLVQSSPLVVILLSVLFVSDDLEQITWRLAAGALIAVAGAIGVTLLS, encoded by the coding sequence ATGACCCTCGGTGGGGATGTGCTCACCGTCGGTGTTCTCCTGGCTGCCTTCGGTGCGTGCGCGCTCGCTGTGCAGTCGCTCTCCATCCGCTACGGGACGATCACGAGCGCCTCCTCGGAGGCACTCGTCGTCGTTCTCCTCGTGAACGTTCTCGCGCTCGTTCCCGCGGCGTTTCTCCTGGGGTCCCCGATCGAGGAGCTAACGGCCACATCACTCGCGGCGTTCACCGCGGCGGGGCTACTCGGAACGATGGTCGGGCGAGCGATGCACTACGAGGGAATCAAGCGGATCGGGTCCAGCCGCGCGGAACCGATCAAGGCCTCACAGCCGCTTCACGCATCGCTCGTCGCCGTGGTCGTGCTCGGCGAGGTCGTCACTGCCGGCCACCTCGCCTCGATGATCGCTATCGTCGTCGGCATCGCAGTGATCACGTACGAACACGGCCAATCCGATATCGGGAGCAGTGCAGGATACGCGGGACTGGCGTTTCCACTGGCGGCGGCGTTCTTCTACGGGATCGAACCGACGCTCGCGAAAATCGGATTCGGCGAGGGTTCGGCGGTTCTCACTGGGTTGGCCGTGAAGACGGTCAGCGCCGGTATCGGCTTCCTCACGTACCTGTGGTGGAAGCGCGGACTCCCGGACCTGCGGACAGTCGACCGACGCGAACTACCGTGGCTCGTCGCTGCCGGCGTCGCGAACACGCTCTTCCTCCTCGGTTACTACAGCGCTCTCGAACTCGAACCGGTCTCGCTCGTCGTCCCCCTCGTGCAGTCGAGCCCGCTCGTCGTCATTCTTCTCTCCGTGCTGTTCGTCAGCGACGACCTGGAGCAGATTACCTGGCGACTCGCTGCCGGCGCACTCATCGCGGTCGCTGGCGCAATCGGCGTAACGCTTCTCAGCTGA
- a CDS encoding 30S ribosomal protein S4e gives MTNHQKRLSVPKSWPVERKTETFTAKAGAGPHGESGVPLVVVLRDVLGYVDDTSEAQYVLNNDGVLVNGDSVGDVKRPIGMFDILAFPERDEYYRVFPDEGGRLGLTSIDADSADSKLSKIEDKTTVTGGDVQLNLHDGSNLLVDEDVYSGGDSIVVDNETNDVVAHFEYEEGALVTAVAGQHAGDIGRIEDISVQPGSADNTVTVEGADGGFETVEEYVVVIDENFVEDDAELPGDDE, from the coding sequence ATGACGAACCACCAGAAGCGACTCTCGGTACCGAAGTCCTGGCCGGTCGAGCGGAAGACGGAGACGTTCACCGCGAAGGCCGGGGCCGGTCCGCACGGCGAGTCGGGCGTACCGCTCGTCGTCGTGCTCCGGGACGTCCTGGGCTACGTCGACGACACCAGCGAGGCGCAGTACGTCCTCAACAACGACGGCGTGCTCGTCAACGGTGACTCCGTCGGCGACGTGAAACGCCCCATCGGGATGTTCGACATCCTGGCGTTCCCCGAGCGCGACGAGTACTACCGGGTCTTCCCGGACGAGGGCGGCCGGCTCGGCCTCACCTCCATCGACGCGGACTCGGCGGACAGCAAGCTCAGCAAGATCGAGGACAAGACCACCGTCACCGGTGGCGACGTCCAGCTGAACCTCCACGACGGCTCGAACCTGCTCGTCGACGAGGACGTCTACAGCGGCGGCGACTCCATCGTCGTCGACAACGAGACGAACGACGTCGTCGCGCACTTCGAGTACGAGGAGGGCGCACTCGTCACCGCCGTCGCCGGCCAGCACGCCGGCGACATCGGCCGCATCGAGGACATCTCGGTGCAGCCGGGCAGCGCCGACAACACGGTCACCGTGGAGGGCGCGGACGGCGGCTTCGAGACGGTCGAAGAGTACGTCGTGGTCATCGACGAGAACTTCGTCGAGGACGACGCCGAGCTCCCGGGTGATGACGAATGA
- a CDS encoding 50S ribosomal protein L18, translating to MATGPRYKVPMRRRREVRTDYHQRLRLLKSGKPRLVARKSNKHVTAQLVETGPDGDETIASAHSSDLEAYGWEAPTGNLPAAYLTGLLAGTRAQDSDADEAVLDIGLNTATPGSKVFAIQEGAIDAGLDVPHNDSVLADWSRTRGEHIAEYAESLDEPLYSGEFDATELPEHFDEVREAIMEDNE from the coding sequence ATGGCGACAGGACCACGATACAAGGTGCCGATGCGACGCCGCCGCGAGGTCCGGACCGACTACCATCAGAGGTTGCGCCTCCTGAAGTCAGGGAAACCTCGGCTCGTTGCTCGGAAGAGCAACAAGCACGTCACGGCGCAGCTGGTCGAGACCGGCCCCGACGGCGACGAAACGATCGCGAGCGCGCACTCCAGTGACCTCGAAGCGTACGGCTGGGAGGCTCCCACGGGGAACCTGCCGGCGGCGTACCTGACGGGGCTGCTCGCTGGGACGCGCGCGCAGGACTCGGACGCTGACGAGGCCGTCCTCGACATCGGCCTCAACACCGCGACCCCGGGTTCGAAGGTGTTCGCGATTCAGGAGGGCGCAATCGACGCCGGCCTGGACGTCCCGCACAACGACTCGGTCCTCGCGGACTGGTCGCGCACGCGCGGCGAGCACATCGCGGAGTACGCCGAGTCTCTCGACGAGCCGCTGTACAGCGGCGAGTTCGACGCAACGGAGCTTCCCGAGCACTTCGACGAGGTGCGGGAGGCCATCATGGAGGACAACGAATGA
- a CDS encoding 50S ribosomal protein L14: MEAIKADVTQGLEKGSLINCADNTGARELKITSVQGYQGTKNRHPKAGLGDTITVSVTKGTPEMRRQVLEAVIVRQRKPIRRPDGTRVKFEDNAAVIIDDLGEPRGTEIKGPISREVAERYGTIASTATMIV; the protein is encoded by the coding sequence ATGGAAGCCATCAAGGCAGACGTCACGCAGGGCCTGGAGAAGGGCTCGCTCATCAACTGCGCCGACAACACTGGCGCACGCGAGCTCAAGATCACGAGCGTACAGGGCTACCAAGGAACGAAGAACCGCCACCCGAAGGCCGGGCTCGGCGACACGATCACCGTCTCGGTGACCAAGGGGACGCCGGAGATGCGTCGCCAGGTCCTCGAGGCAGTCATCGTGCGCCAGCGCAAGCCCATCCGACGGCCGGACGGCACGCGCGTGAAATTCGAGGACAACGCCGCGGTCATCATCGACGACCTCGGTGAGCCCCGCGGGACCGAGATCAAGGGTCCGATTTCGCGCGAAGTGGCGGAACGGTACGGTACCATCGCGAGTACCGCGACGATGATCGTATAG
- a CDS encoding 50S ribosomal protein L5, with the protein MSEAESDFHEMREPRIEKVVVHMGVGQGGVDLQNAENILEEITGQETVRTTAKRTEPEFGIREGDPIGAKVTLRGDDAYDFLDRALPNTDLAERQFDDTGNVSFGIEEHTDFPSQEYDPDIGIYGLDVTVNLVRPGYRVSKRDQASRQIPSNHRLDPEDAVAFLEANFDVEVNE; encoded by the coding sequence ATGAGCGAGGCTGAGTCCGACTTCCACGAGATGCGCGAGCCGCGCATCGAGAAAGTCGTCGTCCACATGGGCGTCGGCCAGGGTGGTGTCGACCTCCAGAACGCCGAGAACATCCTCGAGGAGATCACGGGCCAGGAGACGGTCCGGACGACCGCCAAGCGGACCGAGCCCGAGTTCGGTATCCGCGAGGGCGACCCGATCGGCGCGAAGGTCACCCTTCGCGGCGACGACGCGTACGACTTCCTCGACCGCGCGCTCCCGAACACTGACCTCGCGGAGCGCCAGTTCGACGACACGGGGAACGTGAGCTTCGGTATCGAGGAGCACACGGACTTCCCCAGCCAGGAGTACGACCCGGACATCGGAATCTACGGGCTCGACGTGACGGTCAACCTCGTGCGCCCGGGCTACCGGGTCTCGAAGCGCGACCAGGCGAGCCGCCAGATTCCGTCGAACCACCGACTCGACCCCGAGGACGCAGTGGCGTTCCTCGAAGCCAACTTCGACGTGGAGGTCAACGAATGA
- a CDS encoding 50S ribosomal protein L19e — MSDLSAQKRLAADVLDVGKNRVWFDPEAQAEIADAITREEIRELVDEGTIQAEQKNGNSRGRARERDQKRSYGHRKGPGTRKGKSGARQNDKEAYQDRIRAQRRTLRELRDDGEITQSQYRELYNMANGGEFDSVRRLQNYVDENYGDS, encoded by the coding sequence ATGAGCGACCTCAGCGCACAGAAGCGACTCGCAGCGGACGTCCTCGACGTCGGGAAGAATCGCGTCTGGTTCGACCCCGAGGCCCAAGCCGAGATCGCGGACGCGATCACCCGAGAGGAGATCCGCGAGCTCGTCGACGAGGGGACGATCCAGGCGGAACAGAAGAACGGCAACTCGCGCGGTCGCGCACGCGAGCGCGACCAGAAGCGGTCCTACGGCCACCGGAAGGGCCCCGGCACCCGCAAGGGGAAGTCCGGCGCTCGGCAGAACGACAAGGAGGCCTACCAGGACCGGATTCGCGCGCAGCGACGGACGCTCCGGGAGCTCCGCGACGACGGGGAGATCACCCAGAGCCAGTACCGCGAGCTGTACAACATGGCGAACGGCGGCGAGTTCGACAGCGTCCGGCGCCTACAGAACTACGTCGACGAAAACTACGGTGATAGCTAA
- a CDS encoding 30S ribosomal protein S8 — protein MTANDPLSDAVSGIDNAESVGHLTHTVEPASNLVGSVLEVFYDRGYIDGFEFVDDGKAGRFEVELKGAINECGPVNPRYSVAADGYEKWEKRYLPARDYGALVVTTSHGIMSHYEAREKGIGGQVIAYVY, from the coding sequence ATGACGGCAAACGATCCCCTGTCCGACGCGGTCTCCGGCATCGACAACGCCGAGAGCGTCGGGCACCTCACGCACACGGTAGAGCCCGCCTCCAACCTGGTCGGCTCCGTCCTCGAGGTCTTCTACGACCGCGGGTACATCGACGGCTTCGAGTTCGTCGACGACGGCAAGGCCGGCAGGTTCGAGGTCGAACTGAAAGGTGCCATCAACGAGTGTGGCCCCGTGAACCCACGGTACTCCGTGGCAGCCGACGGTTACGAGAAGTGGGAGAAGCGCTACCTCCCCGCTCGTGACTACGGCGCGCTCGTCGTCACGACGAGCCACGGCATCATGAGCCACTACGAGGCCCGCGAGAAGGGCATCGGTGGCCAAGTGATCGCGTACGTATACTAA
- a CDS encoding 30S ribosomal protein S14, protein MSETEEVEETGQTHECRRCGRKQGLVGKYDIWLCRQCFREIARSMGFKKYS, encoded by the coding sequence ATGAGCGAGACAGAGGAAGTAGAGGAGACTGGCCAGACACACGAGTGCCGGCGCTGTGGCCGCAAGCAGGGCCTCGTCGGCAAGTACGACATCTGGCTCTGTCGACAGTGCTTCCGCGAGATTGCCCGTTCGATGGGCTTCAAGAAGTACAGCTAA
- a CDS encoding 50S ribosomal protein L6, translating into MARVEIEIPDDVTAEVDHLDLTVEGPEGSVSRRLWYPDVDVDVEDDAVVVTSDVDDAKTLSTVGTFESHVENMFHGVTEGWEYQLEVHYSHFPMQVEVEGGEVVIQNFLGEKAPRRTPIRGDTEVSVDGEEVTLNGPSIEDVGQTAADIEQLTRVTDKDTRVFQDGVYIVEKPSKGGA; encoded by the coding sequence ATGGCACGAGTCGAAATCGAAATTCCGGACGACGTGACGGCGGAGGTCGACCACCTCGACCTCACCGTCGAAGGCCCCGAAGGGTCCGTGTCGCGACGCCTCTGGTACCCCGACGTCGACGTCGACGTCGAAGACGACGCGGTCGTCGTCACCAGCGACGTCGACGACGCGAAGACGCTCTCGACGGTCGGTACGTTCGAGAGCCACGTGGAGAACATGTTCCACGGCGTCACCGAGGGCTGGGAGTACCAGCTCGAAGTCCACTACTCTCACTTCCCCATGCAGGTGGAAGTCGAGGGCGGCGAGGTCGTCATCCAGAACTTCCTCGGCGAGAAGGCACCGCGGCGGACGCCGATCCGCGGCGACACCGAAGTGTCCGTGGACGGCGAAGAAGTGACCCTCAACGGCCCGAGCATCGAGGACGTCGGCCAGACGGCGGCCGACATCGAACAGCTGACGCGCGTCACCGACAAGGACACGCGCGTCTTCCAGGACGGCGTGTACATCGTCGAGAAGCCCAGCAAGGGAGGTGCCTGA
- a CDS encoding uL15m family ribosomal protein, with translation MTSKKRRQRGSRTHGGGTHKNRRGAGNRGGRGRAGRKKHEQHNYEDVGKSGFKRPEKTDEDVREVSVQKLDEDIALLVEDDVAEETEFGYRVDARDVAEDGWEADVVKVLGGGQVYEQLEVTADAFSAGAVELIESEGGDAVVSERGSEDSEE, from the coding sequence ATGACGAGCAAGAAACGACGACAGCGCGGCTCCCGCACGCACGGCGGCGGCACGCACAAGAACCGGCGCGGCGCCGGTAACCGCGGCGGTCGCGGTCGCGCGGGCCGCAAGAAACACGAGCAACACAACTACGAGGACGTCGGCAAGTCCGGCTTCAAGCGACCGGAGAAGACCGACGAGGACGTCCGCGAGGTGTCCGTCCAGAAGCTCGACGAGGACATCGCGTTGCTCGTCGAGGACGACGTGGCCGAGGAGACGGAGTTCGGCTACCGCGTCGACGCCCGCGACGTCGCCGAGGACGGCTGGGAGGCCGACGTGGTGAAGGTGCTCGGCGGCGGACAGGTGTACGAACAGCTCGAAGTGACGGCGGACGCGTTCTCCGCGGGCGCCGTCGAACTCATCGAGAGCGAGGGCGGCGACGCCGTCGTCTCCGAGCGCGGCTCAGAGGACAGCGAGGAGTAA
- a CDS encoding 50S ribosomal protein L32e, giving the protein MAEENNDTPETLEDISGVGPSKAEALEEAGYESVEDVQAASQNELADVDGVGNALAARIKADVGGLEVEEETEAEVEEAEPEEEESEEDVETELRPRGLTEKTPELSDDEQRLLNKRRREGKPQFNRQDYHKKKRTPKSWRRPKGTLSKQRRGVKGKGDKVEAGFRTPEAIRGKHPSGFEEVRVHNADDLDGIDPDTEAARIASKVGARKRERIEEQAEEAGIRVLNPTYVEVEVEE; this is encoded by the coding sequence ATGGCAGAAGAGAACAACGACACGCCAGAGACGCTGGAGGACATCTCGGGCGTCGGCCCGTCGAAGGCGGAAGCCCTCGAAGAGGCCGGCTACGAGTCCGTCGAGGACGTGCAGGCGGCGAGCCAGAACGAACTCGCGGACGTCGACGGCGTCGGCAACGCGCTCGCGGCGCGCATCAAGGCCGACGTCGGCGGTCTCGAGGTCGAAGAGGAGACCGAGGCCGAGGTCGAGGAAGCCGAACCCGAGGAAGAAGAGTCCGAGGAGGACGTGGAGACGGAGCTCCGTCCCCGCGGCCTCACCGAGAAGACGCCGGAGCTCAGCGACGACGAGCAGCGCTTGCTGAACAAGCGCCGTCGCGAGGGCAAGCCGCAGTTCAACCGGCAGGACTACCACAAGAAGAAGCGGACGCCGAAGTCGTGGCGTCGCCCGAAGGGCACGCTGTCGAAGCAGCGCCGCGGCGTCAAAGGCAAGGGTGACAAGGTCGAGGCCGGCTTCCGGACGCCGGAAGCGATCCGCGGTAAGCACCCGAGCGGCTTCGAGGAGGTTCGCGTGCACAACGCGGACGACCTCGACGGTATCGACCCGGACACGGAGGCAGCCCGCATCGCCTCGAAAGTCGGCGCGCGCAAGCGCGAACGGATCGAGGAGCAGGCCGAAGAGGCGGGCATCCGCGTTCTGAATCCGACCTACGTCGAAGTGGAGGTTGAAGAATGA